The Apostichopus japonicus isolate 1M-3 chromosome 20, ASM3797524v1, whole genome shotgun sequence genome contains a region encoding:
- the LOC139962033 gene encoding integrator complex subunit 13-like, producing MMEQTLSHKTVFVLDHSYHFSKASGIVVDYDLGSKNRTPGFIPLHPLSKSLWTWSVECVLEYCRMVYDIFPTNKHISLIASDVAANVMNSWLRSDQNMSVFTEALAKLGSPRQDKKEKSDIMFGLMEAISALTRCTEDQHKVRTSLDGSAEKVLNRGRIVCITSLKSSGDGQQIIRKFRDALAEENKMAAASDELMPIEECELEIIDLHSLSTLPSCTTVQVQAFDGLLCEIGSYKVGKTLAGKLLAVVQRHFDLAITTITGIPMKEEQNAGSSANYDVGILHSKKAHDEILCLVRMNGSSELSNSSNASLASSTSSSAAAAGAEKVHNVVLKWCQPRLSISDLLHSTAAFRISAIDVNSRPSLCLTNFLLNGRQVILEQPRRTGAKLVTHMLASHGGEIFIHCLGMNRSPLEDPPSISEGPGGRVTDYRIKDFGAFMKKCRLAPCQEADSEDDVSPIERAKHQLERMTRNYPMTIGETVLYNLRMCIDPLMDIIYKPTLTEDDKRECRDVIYSMVKMEANSEPLPVPTMTTVRKGNKRDEQYRQMWSELEALIRSSSDLSPDHEEILECVLSCRKPSPGDAARRSERNSVKQEPMEVEPPVKRVAEPSSTESSNAGDMFSPESPPPCKKPNLDFTGTFGKPTGGGQSLLSMWTNRLNNIHARKHDEFAGRAESFGAIASLYPDLKLETKPNPKTSGGSTQISGKAS from the exons ATGATGGAGCAGACTTTATCTCATAAGACTGTCTTTGTCCTTGATCATAGCTACCATTTTTCCAAGGCTAGTGGTATTGTGGTTGACTATGATTTGGGCAGCAAAAACAGAACACCAGGGTTTATTCCTCTACACCCTCTTAGCAAGAGCCTGTGGACATGGAGTGTAGAATGTGTACTGGAGTATTGTAGGATGGTCTATGACATATttccaacaaacaaacat ATTTCTTTAATAGCCAGTGATGTGGCTGCAAATGTGATGAATTCATGGTTAAGGAGTGACCAGAATATGTCAGTG TTCACGGAGGCTCTGGCCAAGCTTGGCAGTCCCAGACAAGACAAGAAGGAAAAGAGTGACATTATGTTTGGACTGATGGAGGCCATATCTGCCCTGACAAGATGTACAGAGGACCAGCACAAAGTCAGGACATCCTTGGATGGAAGCGCAGAGAAGGTTCTCAATAGAGGGCGCATTGTTTGTATTACGTCTTTGAAGAG TTCTGGAGATGGACAGCAAATCATTAGAAAGTTCAGGGATGCTCTCGCAGAAGAAAACAAGATGGCTGCTGCTTCAGATGA GCTGATGCCCATTGAAGAGTGTGAATTAGAGATCATTGACCTTCACTCCCTGTCCACCCTCCCATCTTGCACTACCGTTCAAGTCCAAGCGTTCGATGGACTCCTCTGCGAGATTGGTTCCTACAAGGTTGGAAAGACCCTGGCCGGCAAACTTCTCGCTGTGGTTCAGAGACATTTTGATCTAGCTATCACAACAATTACTGGCATACCCATGAAG GAGGAACAGAATGCCGGAAGTTCGGCTAACTACGACGTCGGGATCCTTCACAGTAAGAAAGCTCACGATGAGATCCTTTGCCTTGTGAGAATGAACGGATCGTCAGAGTTGAGTAACTCATCGAATGCATCATTGGCATCATCTACGTCATCATCTGCTGCAGCTGCTGGAGCCGAAAAAGTGCACAACGTCGTCTTGAAATGGTGTCAGCCCAGACTCAGCATCTCTG ATTTGCTTCACTCCACTGCTGCCTTCCGAATATCAGCCATTGAT GTCAACAGTAGACCTTCCTTGTGCCTTACCAATTTTCTGCTGAACGGGCGGCAGGTCATTTTGGAACAACCTCGACGTACTGGTGCAAAGCTTGTGACCCACATGTTAGCGAGTCATGGCGGAGAGATATTCATTCACTGCCTGGGTATGAATAGGTCACCCCTGGAGGACCCCCCATCAATAAGCGAGGGCCCCGGTGGGCGAGTCACTGATTATAGGATCAAGGACTTTGGAGCTTTCATGAAGAAATGCCGATTGGCTCCATGCCAAGAAGCAGACAGTGAAGATGATGTTTCGCCAATAGAGAGAG CTAAACATCAACTAGAGAGAATGACACGAAACTATCCGATGACAATCGGGGAGACTGTGCTTTATAATCTGCGAATG tGCATCGATCCTTTGATGGATATCATCTACAAACCAACCCTCACTGAGGACGATAAGAGAGAATGCAGGGATGTCATCTACAGTATGGTCAAGATGGAAGCCAACAGCGAACCGTTGCCCGTACCAACCATGACCACCGTTAGGAAAGGAAATAAAAG AGATGAACAGTACCGACAAATGTGGTCAGAACTGGAAGCATTGATCCGATCTTCCTCCGACCTCTCCCCGGATCACGAAGAGATACTGGAGTGCGTCTTGAGTTGTCGCAAGCCCAGCCCGGGTGATGCAGCCAGGAGATCAGAGAGGAACTCTGTCAAACAGGAACCCATGGAAGTTGAACCCCCTGTTAAGAG AGTCGCTGAGCCTTCAAGTACTGAGTCCTCTAATGCTGGAGATATGTTCAGCCCAGAGTCACCTCCACCCTGTAAGAAACCAAACCTAGACTTCACTGGAACTTTTGGAAAACCAACAG GAGGTGGTCAAAGTCTCTTATCCATGTGGACAAACCGTTTGAATAATATTCATGCCAGAAAACATGATGAGTTTGCTGGAAGGGCAGAGAGCTTTGGAGCTATCGCAAGTCTCTACCCAGACCTCAAGCTGGAGACTAAGCCAAATCC aaaaaCTAGCGGTGGTAGCACTCAAATATCTGGGAAAGCATCCTGA